In Populus nigra chromosome 1, ddPopNigr1.1, whole genome shotgun sequence, one genomic interval encodes:
- the LOC133696219 gene encoding uncharacterized protein LOC133696219: MRARLVVFPVKGRNWCFSRSIDPSLEEAAASHTPSTLKHLWKKISSSSNSSAKNVELVIDYASDKMDKAWTGLEKAPEGTFKNKLHGLGLKLLSRVKPSEIFLKSISKEVSSVEITYPSSLNARLVRRRLRHIAMRGAAIHKKYFYGSVMLLPLSSALAVLPLPNIPFFWFLFRSYSNWRALKGSEKLLQLVSDCSCAENSAAPNAKGSEPESEEPKYKFHSSQDSLWVLQPSKELQELLNKHADENGLNDSAISDICKTFSLNAKDVSKFRHSI; the protein is encoded by the exons ATGAGAGCAAGATTGGTGGTGTTTCCTGTTAAAGGAAGAAACTGGTGCTTTAGCAGATCAATAGACCCTTCCCTTGAAGAGGCAGCCGCTTCCCATACTCCTTCCACTCTCAAACACCTTTGGAAAaagatctcttcttcttccaactCCAGTGCCAAAAATGTGGAACTTGTTATAGATTATGCTTCCGATAAG atGGATAAAGCATGGACGGGTCTGGAGAAGGCTCCTGAGGGAACTTTCAAGAATAAGCTTCATGG GTTGGGATTGAAGCTTTTGTCAAGGGTTAAGCCGTCtgagatttttttgaaatctatATCCAAGGAGGTCTCTAGTGTTGAAATTACCTACCCTTCCAG TTTAAATGCACGCCTTGTGCGTCGAAGGTTGCGACACATTGCCATGAG GGGGGCTGCCATCCACAAGAAATATTTCTATGGTTCAGTTATGCTGCTTCCATTGTCAAGTGCATTAGCT GTCTTGCCTCTACCCAACATCCCAttcttttggttcttattcCGCAGTTATTCCAACTGGCGAGCTCTTAAG GGAAGTGAGAAGCTTCTTCAGTTAGTGTCAGATTGCTCATGTGCTGAAAATTCAGCTGCTCCAAATGCCAAGGGAAGCGAGCCTGAGAGTGAGGAACCCAAGTATAAATTCCACAGTTCACAAGATTCTCTATGG GTGCTGCAACCATCAAAGGAGCTCCAGGAACTTCTTAATAAGCATGCAGATGAAAATGGCCTCAATGACTCTGCAATTTCAGATATTTGCAAGACCTTTAGTTTGAATGCCAAGGATGTCTCGAAGTTTAGACATTCAATCTAG